One Candidatus Methylomirabilota bacterium DNA window includes the following coding sequences:
- a CDS encoding ABC transporter permease — MDAATRAVPRPDVAPPARPAPAPEGRRLGRVVLAGLLPAAFIALWAASVRYHWVPEGIVPSPYQVVRSWHVWIVGASGFTLSPYSGTWLDTVLFSGRRVIQGFGLAAAVGIPLGILIGWNRLVRNVVDPSIQMLRPIPITAWLPFSIAVFGIYDASALFLIGLGAFYPIVVNTTHGVRDTSRLLIRAAQMLGAGEATILFKVVFPSALPAIFTGLRLGVGIAWTAVIVAEIVAVKSGLGYVLWDAYYVSRMDICVAAMISVGILGFLSDRIISAVARRLLRWRALEAHT, encoded by the coding sequence TTGGACGCGGCCACCCGAGCCGTTCCACGCCCCGACGTCGCCCCGCCCGCGCGCCCGGCGCCCGCGCCGGAGGGCCGCCGGCTGGGGCGGGTCGTCCTGGCCGGGCTCCTCCCGGCCGCGTTCATCGCGCTGTGGGCCGCGTCGGTCCGGTACCACTGGGTTCCGGAGGGGATCGTGCCGTCCCCATACCAGGTCGTCCGGTCGTGGCACGTCTGGATCGTCGGCGCCAGTGGCTTCACGCTCTCGCCCTACTCCGGGACCTGGCTCGACACCGTGCTCTTCTCGGGGCGCCGCGTCATCCAGGGCTTCGGCCTCGCCGCGGCCGTCGGGATCCCCCTCGGCATCCTCATCGGGTGGAACCGGCTCGTGCGGAACGTCGTGGACCCGTCGATCCAGATGCTGCGCCCGATCCCGATCACCGCGTGGCTCCCCTTCTCCATCGCGGTCTTCGGCATCTACGACGCCTCGGCGCTCTTCCTGATCGGGCTCGGCGCGTTCTACCCGATCGTGGTGAACACGACCCACGGCGTCCGGGACACGAGCCGCCTCCTGATCCGCGCGGCCCAGATGCTCGGCGCCGGCGAGGCGACGATCCTCTTCAAGGTCGTGTTCCCCTCGGCCTTGCCCGCGATCTTCACCGGGCTCCGGCTCGGCGTCGGGATCGCGTGGACCGCGGTGATCGTGGCCGAGATCGTGGCGGTCAAGTCCGGGCTGGGGTACGTCCTGTGGGACGCCTACTACGTGAGCCGCATGGACATCTGCGTGGCGGCGATGATCAGCGTCGGGATCCTCGGGTTCCTGTCGGACCGGATCATCTCCGCCGTCGCCCGCCGCCTCCTGCGGTGGCGGGCCCTCGAAGCGCACACCTGA
- a CDS encoding ABC transporter ATP-binding protein, with the protein MAQQAKVVLEDVAKEFATGRQPVVAVDGITLTIHDQEFACLLGPSGCGKSTVLNLVAGFERPTRGRVAVGGVSVTRPGPDRAVVFQEPALFPWLSVLDNITFGPKTQGQAAELYQPLARQYVDLVGLTGFEGRYPAELSGGMKQRVGIARVLVLRPAVLLMDEPFGALDAQTRSLMQELLLRVWEQAHQTVLFITHDVEEALLLADTVYVMTARPGRVKRRLRVDLPRPRTLEETTSATFNALKREVLALIREESLKAARA; encoded by the coding sequence GTGGCTCAACAGGCGAAGGTCGTCCTCGAAGACGTCGCGAAGGAGTTCGCCACCGGCCGCCAGCCGGTCGTCGCGGTCGACGGGATCACCCTGACGATCCACGACCAGGAGTTCGCCTGCCTCCTCGGGCCCTCCGGCTGCGGCAAGTCCACCGTCCTCAACCTGGTCGCTGGCTTCGAGCGCCCGACGCGTGGGCGGGTCGCGGTCGGCGGCGTGTCGGTCACGCGGCCGGGGCCCGACCGCGCCGTGGTCTTCCAGGAGCCCGCGCTGTTCCCGTGGCTGTCGGTGCTCGACAACATCACCTTCGGGCCCAAGACCCAGGGGCAAGCCGCGGAGCTCTACCAGCCGCTCGCCCGCCAGTACGTCGACCTCGTCGGTCTCACCGGCTTCGAGGGTCGTTACCCGGCCGAGCTGTCCGGCGGCATGAAGCAACGGGTCGGGATCGCCCGGGTGCTCGTGCTCCGTCCGGCGGTGCTCTTGATGGACGAGCCCTTCGGCGCGCTCGACGCCCAGACGCGGAGCCTCATGCAGGAGCTGCTCCTCCGGGTCTGGGAGCAGGCGCACCAGACCGTGCTCTTCATCACCCACGACGTGGAGGAGGCGCTCCTCCTCGCCGACACGGTCTACGTCATGACGGCCCGCCCGGGGCGGGTCAAGCGACGGCTCCGGGTGGACCTGCCGCGCCCGCGGACCCTCGAGGAGACGACGTCGGCGACGTTCAACGCGCTGAAGCGCGAGGTCCTGGCCTTGATCCGCGAGGAAAGTCTCAAGGCCGCCCGCGCCTGA
- a CDS encoding ABC transporter substrate-binding protein — protein sequence MTSRWLQSVLTTTAVATLALGASLTARAQGDALRAPLPAPVKVKQGMLNVPALSPLYLLPDEAKKYNIQIETIMFQRFADERTALASGDLDIAAFGPQDISLAASQGVKSLVGVAGVGSGNDCLMIRKGEDIKAWPELLGKGIGVGAGSISWLKFTASVTENGVDYRKLKIVNIMGGGASYLKALQAKEIDIAVVWQPFCAQAITEGWGAYPTINHNNSKTVGGQLGVFAVNRAFLDKHPDAVQRIVIAYVDTLKLAQGNMGKWAEIYAQKAGLPLPVAQESIRITKLDSTLPLETIKRMTRFLAETGIVQKDISGEIAQFYTYDFLAKATGKSPTELGLNQ from the coding sequence ATGACCAGCCGCTGGCTCCAGTCCGTCCTGACGACGACCGCCGTGGCCACCCTCGCCCTCGGCGCCAGCCTCACCGCACGAGCTCAGGGCGACGCGCTACGCGCGCCGCTCCCGGCGCCGGTCAAGGTGAAGCAGGGCATGCTGAACGTCCCGGCCCTCTCGCCCCTCTATCTCTTGCCCGACGAGGCGAAGAAATACAACATCCAGATCGAGACGATCATGTTCCAGCGCTTCGCCGATGAGCGGACGGCGCTCGCCTCGGGCGACCTCGACATCGCCGCGTTCGGGCCACAGGACATCTCGCTGGCCGCGAGCCAGGGGGTCAAGAGCCTGGTGGGGGTCGCGGGCGTCGGCTCGGGGAACGACTGCCTGATGATCCGCAAGGGCGAGGACATCAAGGCCTGGCCCGAGCTGTTGGGCAAAGGGATCGGCGTCGGCGCGGGCTCGATCTCATGGCTCAAGTTCACGGCCTCCGTGACCGAGAACGGCGTGGACTACCGGAAGCTCAAGATCGTCAACATCATGGGCGGCGGCGCGAGCTACCTCAAGGCGCTCCAGGCGAAGGAGATCGACATCGCCGTCGTCTGGCAGCCGTTCTGCGCCCAGGCGATCACCGAGGGCTGGGGGGCCTACCCGACCATCAACCACAACAACTCCAAGACCGTCGGCGGCCAGCTCGGCGTCTTCGCCGTCAACCGGGCGTTCCTGGACAAGCACCCCGACGCCGTCCAGCGGATCGTGATCGCGTACGTCGACACCCTCAAGCTCGCCCAGGGGAACATGGGCAAGTGGGCCGAGATCTACGCGCAGAAAGCGGGGCTTCCCCTGCCGGTGGCCCAGGAGTCGATCCGGATCACCAAGCTCGACTCGACGCTTCCGCTCGAGACCATCAAGCGGATGACCCGGTTCCTCGCCGAGACCGGGATCGTCCAGAAGGACATCTCGGGCGAGATCGCCCAGTTCTACACGTACGACTTCCTGGCGAAGGCCACGGGGAAGAGCCCGACCGAACTGGGGCTCAACCAGTAG
- a CDS encoding TetR/AcrR family transcriptional regulator: protein MARHEDILERAAEVFNELGYRGASVEEVARRVGLRKGSLYHHVKSKEQLLAEVLLRGMELLRRGLPGADDARLSPGEKIRAAIAFHLDWMATEPHVTGVFLRELPSLPPRLRRRLMGEIEEFEARWRALVREGVAAGALRADLDPDVTVYAILGLVNSVHRWYRPDGRLSMKRIAEQCADLVLDGLRPRADGIPPRARHR, encoded by the coding sequence GTGGCCCGTCACGAGGACATCCTGGAGCGGGCGGCCGAGGTCTTCAACGAGCTCGGCTACCGGGGCGCCTCCGTCGAGGAGGTGGCCCGCCGCGTCGGGCTGCGCAAGGGCAGCCTCTACCACCACGTCAAGAGCAAGGAGCAGCTCCTCGCCGAGGTCCTGCTGCGCGGCATGGAGCTCCTCCGGAGGGGCCTCCCCGGCGCCGACGACGCGCGCCTCTCTCCGGGCGAGAAGATCCGGGCGGCCATCGCCTTCCACCTCGACTGGATGGCGACCGAGCCCCACGTCACCGGCGTGTTCCTCCGCGAGCTGCCCAGCCTTCCGCCGCGCCTCCGCCGGCGTCTGATGGGGGAGATCGAGGAGTTCGAAGCCCGGTGGCGCGCCCTGGTGCGGGAAGGGGTGGCGGCCGGCGCCCTCCGGGCGGACCTGGATCCGGACGTCACCGTCTACGCGATCCTGGGGCTCGTGAACTCGGTCCACCGGTGGTACCGACCGGACGGCCGCCTCTCCATGAAGCGGATCGCCGAGCAGTGCGCCGACCTCGTGCTCGACGGCCTGCGGCCCCGCGCGGACGGCATTCCGCCACGGGCCCGACACCGGTGA
- a CDS encoding TA system VapC family ribonuclease toxin, protein MIAVDTNLLVYAHREDSPWHEPAYTRLAELAEGRAPWAIPWPCLHEFLAIVTHPRIFAPPSPLAAALDQVEAWLEAPSLVLLAEAERYWPALRVAVETGRVVGAQVHDARVAALCRLHGVRELWTADRDFGRFPDLTVRNPLVT, encoded by the coding sequence GTGATCGCCGTCGACACGAACCTTCTCGTCTACGCCCACCGCGAGGACTCGCCTTGGCACGAGCCCGCCTACACCCGCCTGGCAGAGCTGGCCGAGGGACGCGCCCCCTGGGCGATCCCGTGGCCGTGCCTGCACGAGTTCCTGGCCATCGTGACGCACCCGAGGATCTTCGCCCCGCCGAGCCCTCTGGCCGCGGCGCTTGATCAAGTCGAGGCCTGGCTCGAGGCCCCGAGCCTGGTCCTGCTGGCCGAAGCCGAACGGTACTGGCCTGCCCTCCGAGTAGCGGTCGAGACCGGCCGCGTGGTCGGCGCCCAGGTACACGACGCCCGCGTCGCCGCGCTCTGCCGTCTCCACGGGGTGCGCGAGCTGTGGACCGCAGACCGAGATTTCGGGCGCTTCCCGGACCTGACCGTGCGCAACCCTCTGGTGACGTGA
- a CDS encoding branched-chain amino acid ABC transporter permease: MLSDYQQTLLLLTGINVLLGWSAYLPLATGQLSLGNAGFMAVGAYAASLLTVQPRWPLLPALVAGALLAGALGLLVGFPALRLRGIYLAIATLGFGEIVRTFFLNFEPTGGPMGMRGMSGTTPGLVWAWVGLCGLGLFALAHSRLGLALDAVHDDEVAAELSGLDITALKVGAFGAGAALAGLGGGLYAHYILFIEPGTFNFLESITMILFVLLGGMRTFWGTLIGAAVFTILPDLLRGLQDWRGAFFGALLVAILIVRPWGLLPRETLRIPLRRLAGAGERP; the protein is encoded by the coding sequence ATGCTGAGCGATTATCAGCAGACCCTGCTCCTCCTGACCGGCATCAACGTCCTGCTCGGGTGGAGCGCCTACCTCCCCCTGGCCACCGGACAGCTGTCGCTCGGCAACGCGGGCTTCATGGCGGTCGGCGCCTACGCCGCCTCGCTCCTCACCGTCCAGCCCCGATGGCCGCTCCTCCCCGCCCTGGTGGCCGGGGCCCTCCTGGCCGGGGCCCTCGGCCTCCTGGTCGGCTTCCCGGCCCTCCGGCTCCGCGGCATCTATCTGGCGATCGCCACCCTCGGCTTCGGCGAGATCGTGCGCACGTTCTTCCTCAACTTCGAGCCGACGGGCGGGCCCATGGGGATGCGCGGCATGAGCGGGACCACCCCGGGGCTCGTGTGGGCCTGGGTGGGCCTCTGCGGGCTCGGCCTCTTCGCCCTCGCCCACTCACGCCTCGGCCTGGCCCTCGACGCCGTCCACGACGACGAGGTGGCGGCCGAGCTCAGCGGCCTCGACATCACCGCGCTCAAGGTAGGCGCCTTCGGCGCCGGCGCCGCGCTGGCCGGACTGGGTGGCGGCCTCTACGCGCACTACATCCTGTTCATCGAGCCGGGGACGTTCAACTTCCTCGAGTCGATCACGATGATCCTCTTCGTCCTGCTCGGCGGGATGCGCACCTTCTGGGGCACGCTGATCGGCGCCGCCGTGTTCACCATCCTGCCCGATCTGCTGCGAGGGCTCCAGGACTGGCGCGGCGCCTTCTTCGGCGCCCTGCTGGTGGCCATCCTCATCGTCCGCCCGTGGGGACTCCTGCCGCGGGAGACCCTGCGGATCCCCCTTCGCCGCCTGGCCGGCGCCGGTGAGAGGCCCTGA
- a CDS encoding CoA-transferase encodes MGSEALHYTPGELMVAVAAREIHDGEVVFVGMRLPILAFCLARSTHAPSAIGLFENGVVRDSPARDFVVTISDGPNVAGALWCTEMRDIMGLLQAGRVDLGFIGGAQIDRFGNLNTGYVGPPDRLTRLPGSGGGGDIACLARRHVIIMTHQRRRFVERVDYVTSPGFGEGGDWRGRVGLPGGGPAAVITTLGVFRFDPATREMALASTHPGVTVAQVRAQTGWSLACAPPVTETPAPTAEELAVIRRFDPDGFWTRERG; translated from the coding sequence ATGGGTTCTGAGGCGCTCCACTACACGCCCGGCGAGCTGATGGTCGCCGTCGCCGCCCGGGAGATCCACGACGGCGAGGTGGTCTTCGTCGGGATGCGGCTGCCGATCCTCGCCTTCTGCCTGGCGCGCTCGACCCACGCGCCCTCCGCGATCGGCCTCTTCGAGAACGGCGTCGTCCGCGACAGCCCGGCCCGCGACTTCGTGGTGACGATCTCGGACGGCCCCAACGTCGCCGGCGCCCTCTGGTGCACCGAGATGCGGGACATCATGGGGCTCCTCCAGGCCGGGCGCGTCGATCTCGGCTTCATCGGCGGCGCCCAGATCGATCGCTTCGGCAACCTGAACACCGGCTACGTGGGGCCACCGGATCGCCTGACGCGCCTGCCGGGGTCGGGCGGGGGCGGGGACATCGCGTGCCTCGCGCGGCGCCACGTCATCATCATGACCCACCAGCGGCGGCGCTTCGTCGAGCGCGTGGATTATGTCACCTCGCCCGGGTTCGGCGAGGGCGGCGACTGGCGGGGGCGGGTCGGGCTGCCCGGCGGAGGGCCGGCGGCCGTGATCACGACGCTCGGCGTCTTCCGGTTCGATCCGGCGACGCGGGAGATGGCCCTGGCCAGCACCCATCCGGGCGTGACCGTGGCCCAGGTCCGGGCCCAGACCGGCTGGTCGCTGGCCTGCGCGCCCCCGGTGACCGAGACGCCGGCCCCGACGGCCGAGGAGCTGGCGGTTATCCGCCGCTTCGACCCGGACGGGTTCTGGACCCGCGAGCGGGGCTGA
- a CDS encoding type II toxin-antitoxin system VapB family antitoxin, with protein sequence MKTTVEIPDSLLEEARRLAAREGTTVRALVEEGLRRLLAERKGAADFRLRRATFKGQGLQPDFVGAPWGRMRDTAYEGRGA encoded by the coding sequence ATGAAGACAACCGTGGAGATTCCCGACTCGCTCCTCGAGGAGGCACGGCGGTTGGCCGCCCGGGAGGGCACGACCGTCAGGGCGCTGGTGGAGGAAGGCCTGCGCCGGCTGCTTGCCGAGCGTAAGGGGGCCGCCGACTTCCGGCTGCGGAGGGCCACCTTCAAGGGTCAGGGGCTCCAGCCAGACTTCGTCGGTGCGCCCTGGGGCCGCATGCGTGACACGGCCTACGAAGGCCGAGGGGCGTGA
- a CDS encoding branched-chain amino acid ABC transporter permease, with the protein MLLQQLVNGLMLGSSYALIGVAFTLLLGIFDMLNIAIGEVFMLGAFFGLTLVAAGVPFLPALLVAMVLAGLVNLVVERFAFRPLRGTPPVIPLLSSIGFSMLLQDTAVNIWGSERTQFPPSMRVVTFELGPVLVSSVQLAILGTAVVLMVTLHLLVQHTKIGRGMRAVAESPDTASLLGVDAGRVIVATFFVSGALAGAAGILVGLTFSVVSPFIGIEIGLKGVAAMVVGGAGNLQGAMLAGPLLGIAEVLSVAYLGAAYRDVVVYGLLILTLVARPQGLLGAVERARV; encoded by the coding sequence ATGCTGCTGCAGCAGCTCGTCAACGGCCTGATGCTGGGATCGAGCTACGCGCTCATCGGGGTGGCGTTCACCCTCCTCCTCGGCATCTTCGACATGCTGAACATCGCCATCGGCGAGGTCTTCATGCTGGGCGCCTTCTTCGGCCTGACCCTCGTCGCCGCCGGGGTGCCCTTCCTGCCGGCCCTCCTCGTCGCCATGGTCCTCGCGGGACTCGTGAACCTCGTCGTCGAGCGCTTTGCCTTCCGGCCCCTCCGCGGGACGCCCCCCGTGATCCCGCTGCTGAGCAGCATCGGCTTCTCGATGCTGCTCCAGGACACCGCCGTCAACATCTGGGGGTCGGAGCGGACCCAGTTTCCCCCCTCGATGCGCGTCGTCACCTTCGAGCTCGGCCCCGTCCTGGTCTCGTCCGTCCAGCTCGCCATCCTGGGCACGGCCGTCGTCCTGATGGTCACTCTCCACCTGCTGGTGCAACACACCAAGATCGGGCGCGGGATGCGCGCGGTGGCCGAGAGTCCCGACACGGCGAGCCTCCTCGGCGTCGACGCCGGTCGCGTCATCGTCGCGACGTTCTTCGTCTCCGGAGCCCTGGCCGGGGCGGCCGGGATCCTGGTCGGGCTCACGTTCTCGGTCGTCTCACCGTTCATCGGGATCGAGATCGGCCTCAAGGGCGTGGCCGCCATGGTGGTCGGCGGGGCCGGCAACCTCCAGGGCGCGATGCTGGCCGGGCCCCTCCTGGGGATCGCCGAGGTGCTGAGCGTGGCCTACCTGGGGGCGGCGTACCGGGACGTCGTCGTCTACGGGCTCCTCATCCTGACCCTGGTCGCACGGCCCCAGGGGCTCCTCGGCGCAGTCGAGCGCGCCCGCGTCTGA
- a CDS encoding CoA-transferase — protein sequence MSKVVPLRDAMARHVPDGAAIVLGTALEALIPFAAAHELIRQRRRDLTLIGPISDVCFDQLIAAGCARRVVASWVGNVQHGSGYGFRRAVEQGIPHPIDVEDHSNFTLALSLEAAALGVPYVPTRTLLGTDILARNARLRQLPCPFTGQPLVLVPALVPDVAILHVQRADADGSCHAWGASGVTAAAAKASRAVVVICEELVPPEVIRSDPNRTLVPGFLVSAVVHLPWGAHPSPVQGHYNRDHAVYTDYHGRSATLDGTRAWLHEWVVDVGDHAGYLAKLGPARLGALRPKTSQLAAPVDYGF from the coding sequence GTGAGCAAGGTCGTCCCCCTCCGTGATGCGATGGCGCGCCACGTGCCGGACGGCGCCGCCATCGTGCTCGGAACCGCCCTCGAAGCGCTCATCCCGTTCGCGGCGGCGCACGAGCTGATCCGCCAGCGCCGGCGGGATCTCACGCTGATCGGCCCCATCTCGGACGTCTGCTTCGATCAGCTCATCGCCGCCGGCTGCGCTCGCCGCGTGGTGGCCTCGTGGGTCGGCAACGTCCAGCACGGGTCGGGTTACGGCTTCCGGCGGGCGGTTGAACAGGGCATCCCGCACCCGATCGACGTCGAAGACCACTCGAACTTCACCCTGGCGCTCTCGCTCGAGGCCGCCGCCCTGGGGGTGCCGTACGTGCCGACCCGCACCCTGCTCGGCACGGACATCCTCGCCAGGAACGCGCGCCTCCGCCAGCTGCCCTGCCCGTTCACCGGCCAGCCCCTCGTCCTGGTGCCGGCGCTGGTGCCGGACGTGGCGATCCTCCACGTCCAGCGCGCCGACGCCGACGGGAGCTGCCACGCCTGGGGCGCTTCCGGCGTCACGGCGGCGGCGGCCAAGGCGAGCCGGGCCGTCGTCGTGATCTGCGAGGAGCTGGTTCCGCCCGAGGTGATCCGCAGCGATCCCAACCGCACGCTGGTGCCGGGGTTCCTGGTGAGCGCGGTGGTACATCTGCCCTGGGGCGCGCACCCCTCGCCGGTCCAGGGCCACTACAACCGCGACCACGCCGTCTATACCGACTACCACGGGCGCTCGGCGACTCTCGACGGCACGCGGGCCTGGCTCCACGAGTGGGTGGTGGATGTCGGCGATCACGCGGGCTACCTGGCGAAGCTCGGGCCGGCGCGGCTCGGGGCCCTGCGCCCGAAGACCTCTCAGCTCGCGGCTCCCGTGGACTATGGGTTCTGA
- the uraH gene encoding hydroxyisourate hydrolase, which translates to MHMITTHVLDTSRGRPADGVPVRLDARDTAGVWREVARGVTDDDGRCRGLVPDASKLLRGVYRLTFDAGQYFDRARVPAFYPEVTVVFEIRDPAEHHHVPLLLSPYGYSTYRGS; encoded by the coding sequence TTGCACATGATCACCACTCACGTCCTGGACACGTCGCGCGGACGCCCGGCGGACGGCGTGCCGGTGCGGCTCGACGCCCGAGACACGGCCGGCGTGTGGCGCGAGGTGGCGCGCGGTGTCACCGATGATGACGGCCGCTGCCGGGGGCTCGTGCCGGATGCATCGAAGCTGCTGCGCGGCGTCTATCGCCTCACGTTCGACGCCGGGCAGTATTTCGACCGCGCGCGTGTCCCGGCGTTCTATCCCGAAGTCACGGTCGTGTTCGAGATCCGGGATCCGGCCGAGCACCATCACGTGCCGCTGCTGCTCAGCCCGTACGGCTACTCGACGTATCGCGGAAGCTGA
- a CDS encoding dihydrodipicolinate synthase family protein — MRTRSITCDDLAASVMAVPPLARHADLSFNPAANAALIRHLEAGGVTTLLYGGNANFYNIGLYEYAEILEALTGLAAPDTWIIPSVGPDFGKMLDQARLLRGSRFPTAMALPLTFPATVAGVATGLRRLAEALARPIIVYVKAEAYLTPEAVKMLVDDGLVAGIKYAIVRSDPAQDAFLTRLTDLMDPRSIVSGIGERPAVAHLRDFGLNGFTSGSVCVAPRGSTRLLEACQRKDWETAARIRARYLPLEDCRDAYSPIRVLHEAVSLAGIADMGPILPLLSNLEAEHHERVRQAAVALLEADRALGAAAVA; from the coding sequence GTGAGGACGCGATCGATCACGTGTGATGACCTGGCCGCCTCGGTGATGGCGGTGCCACCGCTCGCCCGTCACGCCGACCTGTCGTTCAACCCCGCCGCCAACGCCGCCCTCATCCGGCATCTCGAGGCCGGCGGGGTGACGACCCTGCTCTACGGAGGCAACGCGAACTTCTACAACATCGGGCTCTACGAGTACGCCGAGATCCTGGAGGCGCTGACCGGCCTGGCGGCGCCCGACACGTGGATCATCCCCTCCGTCGGGCCCGACTTCGGCAAGATGCTCGACCAGGCCCGGCTGCTGCGAGGGTCGCGCTTCCCGACCGCCATGGCCCTGCCCCTGACCTTCCCGGCGACGGTGGCGGGCGTGGCGACGGGTCTCCGGCGCCTGGCCGAGGCGCTCGCCCGGCCCATCATCGTCTACGTCAAAGCCGAGGCCTACCTGACCCCCGAGGCGGTGAAGATGCTCGTCGACGACGGGCTGGTGGCCGGGATCAAGTATGCGATCGTCCGGTCGGATCCCGCCCAGGACGCGTTCCTCACACGGCTCACGGACCTCATGGATCCCCGCTCCATCGTCAGCGGCATCGGCGAGCGGCCCGCGGTCGCGCACCTGCGCGATTTCGGGCTGAACGGATTCACCTCCGGCTCCGTCTGCGTGGCGCCCCGAGGATCGACGCGGCTGCTCGAAGCCTGCCAGCGCAAGGACTGGGAGACGGCCGCGCGTATCCGGGCGCGGTACCTGCCGCTCGAGGACTGCCGCGATGCCTACTCCCCGATCCGCGTCCTGCACGAGGCGGTCTCCCTCGCCGGCATCGCCGACATGGGGCCGATTCTCCCGCTCCTGTCGAACCTCGAGGCCGAGCATCACGAGCGCGTCCGCCAGGCAGCCGTCGCGCTGCTCGAGGCCGATCGGGCGCTCGGCGCGGCCGCCGTGGCCTGA